Genomic segment of Parabacteroides pacaensis:
TTTCGAATTATCTAAAGAGGGTATAATCAAAGTAAAATCAGAGAATCAAGCTTCTGCAATCAATGAAGTATGTTTTGTAACAGTTACTTACACTATTGGAGAGATGAAAATATCTTATGATTTAGCTGTACGTGCTGTTCGTCCAACTGTTTTAAGAGACATCGAATTATTCCCGTTAAAAGCAGAAGATTTAGCTAATGTACAATATTCTGTTAAGACTCAAGTTGTAAAATTGGATGTACGTAAATTCTTGGATAAGATGGGTGGACGCGATGTAGTTAATCCTAGTAATCAAAATGGTTACCTTCCCATTCCATTAATTTATAAGAAAGAAATTAATGGCCAATTACAACAAATTGATGTTACTTCAGGAGCTATCGGAGGATTCAATTTTGCACTTGATTATAAAGATATAGCAACTACGAATAAAGGTGTTTTCTTAGCTTATCGACGTGGTGCGACTACAGATGAAGATGCGCTATATTTAATTTTTGGACCTAGGACTATATTACCTAAAGATGCTGCTACTCTTTATACATCTTATTCAGTTAACAATACAAATCTTTATATTGATAATGTAACTTGTGAACGTAATGTTACGATTTCTCAAGCAAAAGCATTTGTTGATTCATCAACTGGACTGACTACAATTGTAGGGAAATGGAATTCTTCAACAGATTTCTCTATGGAAGCTAAGCTGACAGATTTGTATATTGTCACTCCTTCTGATATGGTCCTTGACTTTGTTTTGGCTCCTAAAGCAGAACAGCCCCAAGCTGTACAAGACGTTTATGATCAATTAGCGATTACGTTAGGAACAAATGGTAACTATATTAATTTTAAAGCTACCCCTACAACAGGTAAACCTATCGATGTTGCAAAACTTTTGGGTGCAAAGGGTATCAAATTTAACGTATATGATCATGCGCAAAATGAAGTTATCTCAGATCGTTCTGTTATTGAAAATGCTAATGCATTAGCTCAAGTGTCTCCTGTTTTACGTTCTCCGTTAGATAATATAACTATCAAATCTGGTGAATTAAAATGGACTATTAATGATAATCCTTCGACTAAGACGTATAATACACCAGTAAAGGCTGAGATATCTTTGAAGGATAGATGTACTAATACTGCTGCTAATACTATTGTAACAAATGGTACAATAGTAAATAATAACTGGATGATTGTTCCTACTTATGGTATGACTGCTCCTAGATATGCCTTAACATTTACACCGGGTGATTTAGCTGATGAAAAGACATTTACTATCAATCAAAGTACAGGTGTAATTACATGTAACAATACTACCTTGAAGTTTAAAACAACTCTGACAGTAAATGTTGCATATAGACATTCTTGGGGTGTTAGTACAAAAGATATTAAAGTTGTAGCAGAACGTCCTTGATGAAAGAATGATGTAAGGTTTAGCCTTTAATAAATAAAGTAGCCTTAAAGTAAATATAAAAGGTGTACCAGGATTAAGATTACCGAACGCCTTTCAAATTTAACGGTATAAATTCATCTATATGGATTTATACCGTTCTTTTGCATTTTAGTTAAATTAAAGATTTATATATGCTTTTCTTTCAATATTTATCTTTCGTAGTTAATCTAATATTTACAATTTGAGGATATACAGAAGCATTTTTCACATTTGTAATACCTCTCAAAAATCAGTATTATAAATAGGAATAGCCCATTCAGGAATAACATCTACATATTGCTTGGCAAGTTTTCCTTTTGTTAATCTAAAAAGTAAAGTTGCATCTTTATTCTCTAAAGAGTTATCATAAATATAAGTTCTATCTGCCAACTTAGAAGCCAGACAACAATTGGATAATGATTTTTGATATCTGGAAATAATCTTGGTAATAGGTACATCGTGGCCGCCTTCCATAACTCGACTGGCGATACGAGCAGCATTAATAGTAGGGGATTCTGTACATACAAAAAATAACCGAACAAAAAAGCCTGATTCTACGGCTCGACGAATATAATCAATTTTATCTTTAGCAGAAAGAACCGTTTCAAATATCAAACTTTTCCTTTCTATTAAGCAGCGTTCTCTCAATGCTTCACAATATTCCACAGATTGCATGATTGCCTCCTGCGAATTCCAATCTCCAAATTTTTCTTGGGCAACAATGTCAGGATTGATATAAATAGAATCCTCCATCCACTCGTGATATAGAATTTTAGAAGTTACGGAAGTTTTGCCGGAACCATTGGGCCCTGCAATTACAATCAACACAGGCTTATGTAAGGAGTCAGTCATTACTAAAATTTATATTGTATTCTTTACTCCATTCGACACGCTGTTTACGGATATTCTCCCTAATTTCCTGGAAAAATTTTTTATGTGCTTCTTCAGATTTACGCTTAGCTTCTTCTGCAACTTCTTTCATTAAAGTAGTAAGCATTTCATCTGATGGTTCTTCCAGACTTGTTAAACGATAGGAATTCATCTCTTTTTCAGACATAGCAATTAATATTTATACTACAAATATAATCCTTTTACTGCATATAAAGTAGCATCCAGTCAATTTTTAGTTTATCTATACTTATAGGGCTAAAAACAAACGTCACTTGTTTAAGGGATAACAAACTTTTTTATACATAAAAACAGTAGGTTTTATTTCTATACGAATTTATACCTTCCAGTTAATTAACTGAAGTTTGATTTATTATTTACGAAATGTAACCATTAACTAATTTATGTAATAAGTTAAAGGTTTCATTACTTATTTTATTCTTTTCTTTTAGCTCCGTTTTGAACAAAAATCTTTTGGACTCATTCCAAATTACCTCTTCCAAATTCACATCTCATGATACGATCATTTAATGATACCGCCATGTCCGGTCGCATGGTGTGCGTAAGTAGCTGACATAGAATTTTTTATTATATATTGTTGTTCTAATATTAATTTAGTATGAAGAAAAATGTGAAATTGGTGAAGTACGCGTTAATGGGCGTGCTTTCTTTTGGGCTAGTTTCTACAACTTTTACCAGTTGTAAAGACTACGATGACGACATTGATAATATCAATCAAAAGCTTGACAAAGTGGTTAGCGACCTTGCGGAATTGCAAACAAAGGTCGGCCAATTTGTTAAATCAGTTACTTATGATGCTACTACTGGGGAATTAGTAGTTGTGGATAATAACGACCAGACAGTAAGAACTAAAATCGGACAAAACCTTCCTAGCTACACACTAGAAGTAACGGCTGATGGTAAGGTGATTTTGAAGAAAGACGGGACTGCCATATCCACCGAACAAATTACTTTCCCGACCCCTACTCCTGCTCCTAAATTTGAAGCTAGTAAATTAACTGTAGATCCTACGACAAATAAAGTAATGTATGATGGACAACCTACAGGCGTAACTCTTCCAACGGCTTCTACATCCGGCTGTGAAGGATCTATAACAGAAATAAAAGAAGGAGATGTAGTAGTAGGATATACTATTACAATCGACGACAAAAGTTGTTCATTTAGTTTGACAGATGCGCTGCCATTAAAGAGCATGGTATTTGTACCACAGTCTTATTTAGGGGGTGTACAAGCTATGGATATTAATTCTTTAGTTTATAATCCTATTACAATTGCCCGTGCTAGTGCTACAGTTGATGAAACATGGACAAAAGCAACTGCAGTCAATACGATTTCTCCTGCTGCTTATGCAGAATATCATTTGAATCCTTCTTCAGTTACAAAAGCTCAGATTAAGAGTTTAAATGTAACATGGGATAATCCTGAATATTATACACGCGCCGCAGGTAATTTTGCCCCTACAGCTGTTCTTACAGACGTAGAAAACGGGTTGTTGAAAGCTACTATTAATTTAAACAGTGATAAAGTTGCCAATGCAGACGAAAGTCAAATTTCAGTTTTTGCTTTGCAGGCTGTTTTAAAAGCTAAAGGTACGGCAGGTCAAGATACTGTTGTTACATCTGATTACGCAGCCATTAATAAAATCTTTATGAAAGACTTTATTCTTGCTAATCCGAATGTTAATGCAATAGATGGGGCACATGATACTTTAGCAAATCATTTAAGAACTAATGTTGCTACAATGACTCCGGAAAATGCAGTAAGAGATACAGCTTTAGTTTATAATGATAAAACTGGTATTGATTTAAAAGGTTTGGTAGAAACACATGTTACCAAGTATATTAAAAAAGCAAACGGAGAAGAAGTCGTAACAAGTACAGACAAAAAGATCAGTGAAGTTCAAAATTATGGTTTAGACTATAAGTTTGAATTATATAGCTACAAAGTAGGTTCAAATCAAACAGATCAATCTTCTTATGCAGATCTTACAGCTGATGGTGTAATTACAGCGAAAGTATTTGATGCCGGTCAAGGTACTGCTGCTATTGATAAAGCTCCTATCGTTCGGGTTACTTTGGTTGATAAAAAGACGAATAGTATTGTTGCTGTTGCTTATATTAAAGTTAAAATCACCAGAACAGCTCCTCAAACTGTGAAAGCAACGTTTGATTTCGGCGAATTCTATCAATTATGCGGAGATAAAAAATTGAATGTTACCGTTGAACAAATGAATGTGGATATTTATAACAAACTAGGTCTTTCTAAAGATGACTTCCACAGACTTTATACTTTTGCAGGTGATGCCGTAACAGGTGATGGTAGTGTTGCTGAAAATGAAGACCCAGAAACTACAGCTACCACTTTATTAATCTGGACATTACCTGAAGCTACGGTTTGGAACGATGCCGATGGTCAATTCGAAGCTAAGGTAACTTATAAAGCTACAGGTCGTGATGATGTTGTTATCACTTTAAAAGCTCAGGCTAAACGTCCGTCTATTACCCTTACCAATGCAATGAAGATTGCAGAATACTGGGATGACGCTAAGACATTTGTTAAATTGAATGTGGCTGTTCCTGATGCAGGCTCGACAGATCCGACTAAGTGTACTTTCGTAGTGGATTTGGATAATGCATTTGTATTGAAGAACGGTGCTGTTGACTTTGCTTCATTGCTTGACAGTCATTTTACAAATTATGAACCGTTAGCTTACGAATATGTATTTACTCCTGCTAATGTTAGAACAATCGATGGACATAATATTACGGTAAGTGCTGATCAAAAGCAATTGTTAGTAGGAACTGAAGTAATTGCTACAATTGCAACGGATGGAACAAACAATATTTCTTACGGTAACGGTACTGTAGCTAAGGCTCTGTTGAATAGAGACGATCCATTTAGTGCAACTATCGGATTTAACGTAAAGAATGCTTGTGGACATAAGATTCCGTTAACTAACGAAACGTTTGTTGCTAAATTCTTACGTCCGGTAAATGTAGATCCTGAAGCATCCAAAGGATTTATCGATGCAGTTGACTTCGGTGCTGAAGGTTCTATCGTAGATATGCTTGATATCGTTAAGTTGTCTGACTGGCGTAATTATAAGTTCTACGGAACCAATGGACATCCGAATTATTACCAATATTATGATGTAACTGCTATTAAGGTAGATATCGATAATATTACAAGTAATTTGAATGGAGATAATTTCACTAAGAAAATTACAGACTTTACTCAAATTGAAATTGCTCAAGATAACACAGGCGTTAATCCAGCTCAACCATTCTACGGTAAGTTGACTTACAAGAATAATGGAAATGCCGTGGGTGCATTCAAGATGAAAGTCCCAGTTATCGTAACTTATAAATGGGGTGATGTGAAAGCTAATGTGATAGTTGATGTAGCAGCTACTGTTAATCAATGAGTAAATTAGAATATAATGAAAAAAGGGTATTCCGGGTGGGATACCCTTTTTTTTAATAGATTATATAATAGAGAAAGCTTTTTAGGTTGAATTTTTCCCTTATTATATTTGTTCTAATTCATTTTTTACAATCCAGTAACCCACTCGAGTTTCAGAGATTCCGCTTTTTAACTTATAGGAGCACATTAATTGATTATCTTTAATCTCTGATTCCATATAATAAAATGAGCAAGTAGAAGAATTAACAAAATGATTGGCAAACTCTAAGATATGAGTAGAGATAAGGAAAACACTCCCATCTTCATTATTAAGTATTTTATTTACTGCACATGAAGCGTCAAATGCATCCTGTGCATTTGTTCCGCGAAACATCTCATCCAGAATAACAAAACATCTTTTTCCTTCTCTTATTTTTTGTAGAATCTCTTTTATGCGTAACACTTCGGAATAAAAATGACTTCTCCCGTCTTTTATAGAATCAGGAAGATTTATAGAAGTATAAATTCCGTCAAATATCGGACATTTCATATAAGATGCAGGAACTGGTAGCCCGCAATGAGCTAGCCATACAGCTATCCCTACAGCTTTTAAAAAGGTGGATTTTCCTGCCATATTCGATCCTGTAAAGATACAAATGTGTGATCTGTTTATTCCCCAATCATTTTTTACAGGTTTATCGATCAGTGGATGGTATAAATCTTTCAAATAAAATTCTTTTTCCGAAGAAAATTGTGGATAAGAGAACCCCTTTTTTTCTGCTATTTGATGGATTGTATGGATAGCATCGATTTGATATACTATATCTAATAAATTAGATAGGGAGATATGACATTTATAACGGAATAAATAATCATAGTAATCAATGGTATAATAGTTTAACTTTGCATTTTTTCTGAATGGTACCAATTCTTTTAATTCAGTAAAATGGAGTGTGTTTTTAATTTGTTGAGCAAAATCCTGAAATAGTAGGGGAGAATCCGAGGTGATTTTTTGACCGGCTAATTCCAGTTCTTCCAATAACTCGGTAACAAGTTTTATTCCTCTTTCTATCACATATCTACTAGATTTATTATGGGAAGAACGGAAAAGTAGCATAAAAAAAGAATTGAACCGGGAATAAACAGTAGGTTTATCTTCGTAATTCAAATAATATTCTATAAAGTCCAGTTCCTCATTCCGAATAGATAAATGAAAGAATGTACTACTTTTTAATGCTTCAATCCTTTTTGTTAATATGAATAAATCGTTTAATGGCTTAGTGATCCATTTACGTAGTATTTTTTTCCCACCATAACTATGAGTCGCATTAAATATCGAAAATATTTCTTTTTCTTCGTAACGATTCTCAATAATCCCCAAATCATTTATAGTCTGATTATCCCAGTTTACTTTCATAACCTCCTTATTATTTATAATGAAACAAATATAGATGTTTGACGATAAACATCCATATTCACTTTACCTAAAAATCGAAAGGGATCGTCTATTTATCCATCTTTCAAAGCTTTTTATCCTTCGTTTTTGATTTTTTGTGAGCTTCCTTCATATTTCTTTTTTAAATTATGTTGAATAGGCTTCTACTTTTTATAGGTTAGGAAGATAACCTCGAAATACAATAACTTTTCCTTTTGTTTGGATTATAAATTTATTAGCTAAGGCTTCATTTAATGTTGCTTGCCACCAACGAGTAACGATTCGTTCGTAAAGAGGGTATTTTAACCCTATGGTGGTAATAGGATAAAGATCCATACAAAACAATGAAATAGGTTGTCCCGGCAGACATTCTATTTCGGATGTTAGAGAAATAGGAGTAAAAATGCCATAGTCGGTCACCATTTCTACTTGAGCATGGTCCATATAATCAGCTAGTAAACTAATGTTGGCTAGGGTATGATCTTCTCTTTTTCCGGTAGCACCGAGAATCGATATCTTTTTTCGGTTTTGTTTCAGACAAAAATGAAATGCTTTGGTCAAATCATTTGTTTCTTGATCTTTGTCAGGATATAAGATGGAGGCAAATTTGTGTTTATTGTTGTTATCTAAGGAGTCCAGATCACCTACTAT
This window contains:
- a CDS encoding thiamine diphosphokinase translates to MKTYPWLNKEYIPETVILANGEFPTHSLPVTLLNNSQYTICCDGAVEMYVQAGYIPSAIVGDLDSLDNNNKHKFASILYPDKDQETNDLTKAFHFCLKQNRKKISILGATGKREDHTLANISLLADYMDHAQVEMVTDYGIFTPISLTSEIECLPGQPISLFCMDLYPITTIGLKYPLYERIVTRWWQATLNEALANKFIIQTKGKVIVFRGYLPNL
- a CDS encoding PL29 family lyase N-terminal domain-containing protein codes for the protein MKKNVKLVKYALMGVLSLGLVSTTFTSCKDYDDDINHLQEQIDANKASIADIQKAIESGKWVSSYNAITNGYELVLSDGSKLTITNGKDGAQGEKGEQGLQGLQGPKGEAGTSIIPKFQVSAEGFWQVSVDDGSTWENVLDVNGEQVKATGENGKDATSNVEIAPEGYIKIGDKQTSFKFDANIPSVIYNETAKTVVMAIDGKSYTLLQEGSAFKGLQSIVYRKKTADDARDFVYATSLYSDIKGEKVVLAAAPGMAEFKVFPKDFDLTNAKFLFSDTYETKAAAPSLTYLEGSATLKNGILKLSMIPSDMAENKDYASSLDVTMYKQYTSASNYFNVRVRSINMDGVNLYTTRELSQVNTKQLVIDLERPNTTYAPESFRFDYTKEYSLADSVQLGTDFNNQIALLKDDLGYTDEQIVTTYAQTTGKAKGIFELSKEGIIKVKSENQASAINEVCFVTVTYTIGEMKISYDLAVRAVRPTVLRDIELFPLKAEDLANVQYSVKTQVVKLDVRKFLDKMGGRDVVNPSNQNGYLPIPLIYKKEINGQLQQIDVTSGAIGGFNFALDYKDIATTNKGVFLAYRRGATTDEDALYLIFGPRTILPKDAATLYTSYSVNNTNLYIDNVTCERNVTISQAKAFVDSSTGLTTIVGKWNSSTDFSMEAKLTDLYIVTPSDMVLDFVLAPKAEQPQAVQDVYDQLAITLGTNGNYINFKATPTTGKPIDVAKLLGAKGIKFNVYDHAQNEVISDRSVIENANALAQVSPVLRSPLDNITIKSGELKWTINDNPSTKTYNTPVKAEISLKDRCTNTAANTIVTNGTIVNNNWMIVPTYGMTAPRYALTFTPGDLADEKTFTINQSTGVITCNNTTLKFKTTLTVNVAYRHSWGVSTKDIKVVAERP
- a CDS encoding MutS-related protein, coding for MKVNWDNQTINDLGIIENRYEEKEIFSIFNATHSYGGKKILRKWITKPLNDLFILTKRIEALKSSTFFHLSIRNEELDFIEYYLNYEDKPTVYSRFNSFFMLLFRSSHNKSSRYVIERGIKLVTELLEELELAGQKITSDSPLLFQDFAQQIKNTLHFTELKELVPFRKNAKLNYYTIDYYDYLFRYKCHISLSNLLDIVYQIDAIHTIHQIAEKKGFSYPQFSSEKEFYLKDLYHPLIDKPVKNDWGINRSHICIFTGSNMAGKSTFLKAVGIAVWLAHCGLPVPASYMKCPIFDGIYTSINLPDSIKDGRSHFYSEVLRIKEILQKIREGKRCFVILDEMFRGTNAQDAFDASCAVNKILNNEDGSVFLISTHILEFANHFVNSSTCSFYYMESEIKDNQLMCSYKLKSGISETRVGYWIVKNELEQI
- a CDS encoding zeta toxin family protein, whose amino-acid sequence is MTDSLHKPVLIVIAGPNGSGKTSVTSKILYHEWMEDSIYINPDIVAQEKFGDWNSQEAIMQSVEYCEALRERCLIERKSLIFETVLSAKDKIDYIRRAVESGFFVRLFFVCTESPTINAARIASRVMEGGHDVPITKIISRYQKSLSNCCLASKLADRTYIYDNSLENKDATLLFRLTKGKLAKQYVDVIPEWAIPIYNTDF